The following DNA comes from Acidimicrobiales bacterium.
GGCGCTCCTCGAGGCCGACGGCTACCGGCTGGCCGTCAGCCAACCCGAAGGGGCGCCGGTCCGCCTCGAGGTGGTGCCCGGCCCGGATGCGTGCGCCGAATGTCTGGTTCCGAAGGAGATGTTCGCGTCCATCGCTCTCGACCATCTGGCCCGGGCCGGCCTGCACTCGGCGCTGGAGATCCGCTACCCGGCCGACGGCTGACGGCCGGCGACGTCATGGCCGGAACGACCGACGCCCGCGACGAGGTGGAGGACCTCGTCGAGCTGACCGGGGAGTCCCCCGAGGAGCTCTACGCCGTTCTGGCGGAGAACGGGTGGGGGGACGGGCTCCCGGTCGTGGCGCCCACGCCCGAGCGGGTCGACGCCATGCTGGCGGGGTACCCCGGACGGCCCGACGAGGTCCTGGCCGTCCTTCCGCCCCGGTCGGGCGCGGCCACCCCGCGCACGATTGCGGTGAACGCGGTGATGGCCGGATGCCCGCCTCCGGTCTTCCCCGTCCTCATCGCCGCTGTCCGGGGCATCGGTCGGCCCGAGTTCAATCTCCGCGGCGTCCAGGCCACGACCCACTCGGTGGCGGTGATGGTCGCGGTGCACGGCGATGTCGTCGACCGGGCCGGGTACAACGCCGGCTTCGGGACGTTCGGCCCGGGATGCCGGGCCAACGCCACGACCGGACGGGCCATCCGCCTGCTGCTGCTGCATGTCGGCGGGGGCCGGCCCGGGGACGGGGACGCGTCCACCCAGGGTCAGCCGGCCAAGTACACGTACTGCTTCGCCGAGAACGGACCGGCCAGCCCGTGGCCGCTGTATCCGCGCAGCCGAGGAGTGGAGGCGCCGAGCGCGGTCACGGTGGCGGCGGTCGAGGGGCCGCACAACAGCCACGACATGTGGTCGACGCGGCCGGCCCCGATATTCGAGAAGATGGCGTCGGTCATGACGACGCTCGGGTCCAACAACGCCCCGATGATCGGGGCGGAGATGTTCGTGGTGCTCTGCCCCGAGCACGCCGCCCAGGCGGCCAACGACGGCTGGTCGCGCCAGGACGTGCAGCTGTTCCTCTACGAGCGCGCCCGCCTGCCCCAGAGCGTCTGGCTCCGCCACCACCCGGACCGCTGGAGCCTGGGTGCGCCCTGGGCCGCCGACGTCGACGACCCCGACCGGCTGATGCCGATGGTCAGCCCCCCCGAGCACATCCGGGTCATGGTGGCGGGAGGGCCCGGGAAGCACTCGTGCGTGATCCCGTCGTGGGGGACGATCAGCCAGAGCGCGACCGTCCCGGTCGAGACGTGGTGACCCGCCCGATCGAAACCCGGCCGACAACGACAAGGAAGGAAGCCATGACCGTGATCATCCGTCCCGACGGGACCGTGGTCGATCAGGCCCACCGCCTGGCCCCGCCCCGGCGGGTGCTGGCCGGGGCCCGGATCGGTGTGCTCGACAACCGCAAGCCCAATGCCGGCGTGCTGATGGGCTTCGTGGCCGAGCGGCTGGCGGAGCGGGCGGGTGGTCCCGTCCCCGTGGTCCTGACCAAGAACGCGGCCCAGCCTGCTCCCCAGGAGGTGATCGACGAGCTGGTCCGGGAGGTCGACCTGGTCCTGACCGGCAGCGCCGATTGAGGCTCGTGCACGTCGTGGAGTGTCCACGACCTCGCCCAGCTGGAGGACGCAGGTGTGCCGACCGTGGTGCTCACCACGACGGGGTTCCTCAACCTGACCGAGCAGGTGGCCCGGGCCATCGGCCTGCCCGAGGCCCGGATCGTCGTCGTCCCTCACCCCATCGGCGGCATCGAGGAGCCGGCGGTGCTGGAGCGCGCCCGGGGCATCGTCGAGGAGGTGCTGGCGCTCTGGACCGGCCCGTGACGGGGCGGGCCCGGCGGGGCCGGCCGTGAGCCTCACCATCGACCTCGCTGGGCGCGGCGCCCTCGTCACCGGGGCGGGGGCGGGGATCGGGGCCGAGGTGGCCCGCTGGCTGGCCGGGGCCGGGGCCGCGGTGGCGGTGGCCGACATCCGCGAGGAGCACGCCCGCGCCGTGGCCGACTCGATCGGGGCCGAGGGAGGCCGGGCGGTGGCGGTGGCGGCGGACTGTCGCGACGACGCCCAGATCGAGCGCATGGTGGGCGAGGCGACCGCCGCCCTCGGTGGCCTCGACGTGGCCGTCAACAACGTCGGCAACCCGGCCGGGCGGCCCCTCGCCCCGGTAATCGAGATGGACGGCGCCTACTGGCGCGACGTCGTGGACCAGAACCTGGTGCTGACCGCGCTGTGCGCCGCCGCCGAGGCCCGGGTCATGACGGCCCAGGGCCGGGGCGGGGTGATCATCAACGTCAGCTCCGGCGAGACGACCCGGCCGTCCCCCCACCTCGGCTCCTACGGGGCGGCCAAGGCCGCCATCAACCACCTCACCCAGACCCTGGCCGTGGAGCTCGGGCCCTCCGGCATCCGGGTGGTCGCCATGGCGCCGGGGACCACCCTCACCGAGCATGTCCGCGCCGCCTTCGACGACGAGCACGTGGCCGCCATCGTGCGCTCCAACCCGCTGCGCCGCATGTCGGAGCCCGACGAGCTGGGCCGGCTGGCGGTGTTCCTGGCGTCGGACCTGGCCCGCTGCATCACCGGGCAGCTGATCCTGGCCGACGCCGGCGCCCATCTCTCCCGCAGCCGGCCGGGGGTGACCGGCTCGACCTGAGCCCGGCGGGGCCGCCGGCGCCGGCCGGGTCAGGCCTTGGCCGCCGCCTCCCGCTGCCGGGTGGTGCGGTGCACCGGGTCCTTGTCGATCTTGGGGATGACGTGCTCCCCGATCAGGCGGATGGTCTCGAGCATCTGGTCGTGCTCCTGCATGCCCGTGCCGAAGACCAGCTGGTCGGCCCCGGCCGCCTCCCAGCGCCGGCACTGCTCGAGGGCCTCGTCAGGGGTGCCGCACACCAGGCCCACCGTGGCCATGTCGTTCACCTGCTCCCGGGTGAAGTCGGGGATCACACCCGGCCACGGCGGCACCCAGTCGGGGTGGGGGAAGGTGTCGTGGTAGCGGTAGACGTTGCTCTGGAGGTAGGTCATGGCCGAGCCCACCGCGTTCTGGTACGCCGTCTCCCGGTCCTCGTTCACGAACGCCGTGGTCGTCACCATGATGTTGTCGTTGACGTAGGCCCCGACCGGCTCGGCGTTGGGGATCTCCTTCTTGTAGGCGTCCATCACCGGGGCCAGCTCGTCGATGGCGCCGACCGAGAACCCGAGCACGCCCAGGCCCTTGTGGGCGGCCATGGCGTAGCTGCTGGTGTTGCCCGCCGCGTACCACATCGGCGGATGGGGCTTGTGGAGCGGCTTGGGGAGGATCTTGCGGGGAGGCAGCGACCACCACTTGCCCTCGAACCCCTGGTACTCGTCCTGGAGCCACATCTTGGAGAACTCCCCGATGGTCTCCTCCCACATCTCCCGGGTGGCGGTGGTGTCGGTGATCCCGTCCCGGTGCAGGAAGCCCAGGATCTCGTGGCTGCCGGCGCCCCGGCCGGTCCCGAACTCGAACCGGCCGTTGGAGAGGTGGTCGAGCATGGCCGCCCGCTCAGCCACCTTGGCGGGGTGGTTCACCTGGGCCAGGGGGTTGAAGATCCCCGAGCCGAGATGGATCCGGGTGGTGGCGTGGGCCAGCCAGCCCAGCACCACGTCGTTGGCCGACAAATGGGAGTATTCGTCGAGGAAGTGGTGCTCGGTCACCCAGACGTACTTGAACCCGGCCTGGTCGGCGGCCTGCACCACCGCCAGGTCGTTCATCAGGGCGTGGTGCTCGGCGTCGGGGTCCTGGTCCCGGCGGAACTGCGGCGTGAACATCTGGATGAAGACCCCGAACTCCATGTCAGGCTTCCCTCCGGGTCCGCGAGTAGGAGACGAAGGTCAACCTACGGATCGGCCCCTCCGGCGTCAACAGAGGAGGCGAGGACGAAGATGGGACAGTTGGACGGACGGGTCGCACTCATCACCGGGGCGGCCCGCGGCCAGGGCCGGGCCCACGCCGTGACCCTGGCGCGGGAGGGTGCCGACATGGTCCTGTGCGACCTCTGCGACGACCTCCCGGCGGTCACCTACCGCCTCGGGACCGACGACGACCTCAAGGCCACGGTGGCCCTCGTCGAGGAGCAGGGCCGCTCGGCCCTGGCGGCGCGCTGCGACGTCCGGGACCCCCGCCAGGTCGAGGAGGTGGTGAGCCTGGCTCTCGACGCCCACGGCCACATCGACATCCTCCTCGCCAACGCCGGCGTCAGCGGGGGCCATCCCGTGCAGAGCGTGACCGACGAGGAGTGGGAGCAGTTCATCGGCACCAACCTGACCGGCGTCTTCCATTCCATCCGGGCCGTGGTCCCCCACATGATCGAGCGGCGCTACGGGCGGATCGTCGCCACCACCTCGATGATGGGCCGGATGGGCTCAGCGCACCTGGCCGCCTACGTCACCTCGAAGTGGGGCGTGATCGGCCTGGTCAAGGCGTCGGCGCTCGACCTGGCGAGCTTCGGCATCACCGTCAACGCCGTGGCGCCGGGGAATATCGACACGCCGATGATCCACAACGAGGGCCTGTACCGCACGGTCCGGCCCGACCTCGAGCAACCGGGCGCCGACGACGTGGCCCCCTACCTCCAGATGCTGCACGCCCAGCCCGTCCCGTGGCTGGCGCCGGAGGCGGTCAGCGAGGCCATCCTCTTCCTCGTCGGACCGTCGTCGACCCACATCACCGGTGCGGTCCTCGACGTGAGCGCGGGCGCCTCGGGCCGCTTCACCGCCTGACGAGCGGCGCCGCTCCGCCTGCCCCGACGATGCGGGCGCTCAGGCGGGGCGGCGCTCCACCAGGCGGACGAGGGGGATGCGCCGGTCGGTGCGGGACTGGTAGTCGTTGTACCAGGGCCGGTCGGCGGTGAGCCCGGACCACGTCCGGTCGTAGTCGTCCCCGTCGAGGACCTCGGCATCGGACCAGAACGAGCCGCCCTGCACCCGGACCAGCACCTCGGGGTTGGCGGCCCGGTCGCTCAGGTTCAGGTACCAGGACGGATGCTGGGGCGCGCCGGAGAACGACGCCACGACCACCCGGTTCCCGTCGGGGTCGCGCCAGAACGGGAGCGCCACCTTGTGCTCGGTGCCCGAGCGGCGCCCGACCGTGCGCAGGATCACGTGGTGCATGCCCGCCAGGACCCAGGCCTGGTCCTCGTCGGTGGACTCCATGAACGCCACGTGGTTCCGGCTGATGCCGGGAATCTCCTCGCGCGGGGGCTCGACGAACGGCTCGGCTTCCTGTCCGGACATGGGGCCGAGAGTAGCCATCGTGGCTACACTCCGCGCTGGCGTGGCCAGGGCCCGGAGAGCGGTATAGACGTTGCCTGCACAGACTCGGAGGGGACAGGAAGCCCGCCGACCCCGCGGCATGGACAGCGAGGAACGCTGGGAGGAGATCCTGGCTGCTGCCTCCCAGATCTTCCTGGAGAAGGGGTACGAAGCGGCCAGCGTGCAGGACATCGCCTCCGCCGTAGGCATCCTCAAGGGCAGCGTCTACTACTACATCAAGACCAAGGAGGACCTGCTCTACGAGCTGGTCCGTCGGGCTCAGGCGGAGCGCATGGACGTCCTCGACGAGGACCGCGCACTTCGGGGCGCGCCCGCGCCGGAGAGGCTGCGCGCCTTCATCGGCCGGTGGATGGCGGAGACCGAACAGCAGCGGGTCTGGAACATCGTGGCCGAACGGGACTTCCGCAAGCTCAGCTCCCGCCGGCTGAAGACGGTGATCGAACGTCGGGACCGCTTCAGCGGCTTCGTGAAGGCGATCATCGACGACGGGGTCGGAGAGGGCCGGTTCGATCCCGACGTCGACACGTCGGTGGCAACCAACACCATCTTCGAGCTGATGAATACCAGCCGGATGTGGTACCAGCCCACCGGGAGGCTGTCGCTGGTCGAGATCGGCGACTGGTACGCGACGTTCGTGATCCGGGGCCTCGGCGGCCCGGACTGGACGGCGGAGAAGGACCGAGTTCAGGTCCCGGCCCGCAACGGGAGCCGCCGTCGGACCCGGAAGGAGACGAGCACATGAAGTTCGGACTGCCGCTGTTCGGGGTGAGCCCGCGTTACTACCCGGATGTGGCGCGGATAGCGGAGGGCAACGGCTTCGAGTCGATCTGGCTACCCGAGCACCTCGTCCTGCCCGAGCCGATCCCGCCCACCTACCTCTACTCGGACGACGGCTACCCGCCGATCACCTCCGCCACGCCGGTCTATGACCCGTGGGTCATGCTCGGGGGGATCGCCACGGTGACATCGACGCTGCGACTTGCCACCCAGGTGTACATCCTGCCGCTACGTCACCCGATCGTCACGGCCCGGTCGGTCGTGAGCCTCGACCGCCTGTCTGGCGGCCGGGTGACGCTCGGGATCGGGGTGGGGTGGTGCGAGGAGGAGTTCGAGGCGGTCGGCCAGTCGTTCCGGAACCGCGGGCGGCGCGCCGACGAGATCATCGGCATCCTGCGCCGGCTGTGGCGCGACGAGGTCATCGAGCACCGGGGCGAGCACTACGGCTTCGGGCCGGTGCGCTTCGAGCCCAAACCGCTTCAGAAGCCGGGGATCCCGATCGAGGTCGGAGGTACCTCTCCGGGGGCCCTGAGGAGGGCCGGGGTCCTCGGGGACGGATGGGTCGAGACGGGTGAACCGGACATCGCGGCGTTGGCCGCCAAGCTCGAGATCATCAACCGGCACCGGCAGGAGGCGGGACGGGGCGGGCTCCCCTTTGAGGTGACGACCGGGCTCGGACGGGATCTCGACAGCATCCGGCGCTGCCAGGAGGCCGGGGTGACCCGGGTGATAGCCGGGCCCCCCGCCAGGAACGCCCGGCTCACCGTGGAGGAGATCTCGGACTGGGCCAAGCGCTTCGCCGACGAGGTCATGGGCGCCGTCTGAGCCCCGGAGCGCCGGACGTCGCTCCCCTCGGCTGATCCTCGTTGCCTTGGGGCCGACCCCGCCGTATATTCCATGTTCGTTACCAACCAACCGGTCGTTTGCCAGGGGGGAACCGACCCATGAAACGTCCCGCTCCACGTCTCGGGCGCGCCGCCGCGGCACTGGCCGTGGTTCCCGTCCTGGTCCTCAGCGCCTGTGGTTCGAGCTCGAGCAGCGGCTCGGCCGGTTCCGGCTCGTCGAGCAACACCACTACGGCGAACGAATCGGCCAAGGGCCCCTACACGTTCCTGTACTCCGGGGACTTCACCGGGGCCACCCAGACCTACACCCAGGCCGAGGTGGCGGGGCTCAAGATCGCCGCCTCGGAGATCAACGCCAAGGGCGGAATACTCGGGCGCCAGATCAACATCGTCACCGACAACGACCAGAACGACCCGACCACGGCCGTGAACCTGCTCGAGCAGAAGCTCTCCTCGGGAACGAAGATCGATGCCATGTACCCGGGTGGTTCGTCGGAGGTCACCCAGGCTCTGCTCCCGATCACCACCCGGAACAAGATCCTGACCGTCGACGCCACCTCGGACCCGACCCTCAACAACCCGTCGAAGTTCCCGTACCACTTCGGTGACTCGGAGTCGGTGGCGCAGACCATTCCTCCCTTCGTGAAGCTGGCGCAGTCGAAGGGCTGGAAGAAGGTGGCCGTCATCTACGGCAACGACACCACGGGCCAGGCGGTGCAGTCCGGCTACGCGTCGGCCCTGAAGAAAGTCGGCGTGGACACGGTCACGGCCGCCTATCAGGACTCGTCGCTGGACATGACGCCGCAGCTCTCCTCGCTGCAGTCGAACCACCCCGACGCCCTGATCATCTCGTCCTACGGGGTTCCCAGCATCTACGTGATCAAGAGCCGCGCCCAGATGGGCTGGT
Coding sequences within:
- a CDS encoding nitroreductase/quinone reductase family protein: MSGQEAEPFVEPPREEIPGISRNHVAFMESTDEDQAWVLAGMHHVILRTVGRRSGTEHKVALPFWRDPDGNRVVVASFSGAPQHPSWYLNLSDRAANPEVLVRVQGGSFWSDAEVLDGDDYDRTWSGLTADRPWYNDYQSRTDRRIPLVRLVERRPA
- a CDS encoding ABC transporter substrate-binding protein, which produces MKRPAPRLGRAAAALAVVPVLVLSACGSSSSSGSAGSGSSSNTTTANESAKGPYTFLYSGDFTGATQTYTQAEVAGLKIAASEINAKGGILGRQINIVTDNDQNDPTTAVNLLEQKLSSGTKIDAMYPGGSSEVTQALLPITTRNKILTVDATSDPTLNNPSKFPYHFGDSESVAQTIPPFVKLAQSKGWKKVAVIYGNDTTGQAVQSGYASALKKVGVDTVTAAYQDSSLDMTPQLSSLQSNHPDALIISSYGVPSIYVIKSRAQMGWFSTPAYGDLITSAMPLAKLLPPAALKNYFAQASVTTLASNADAAKDPALQRMISDAKAMGYSAQLSGVGAGLLGVGFNVLELINYAAVQAHSTDGPTVAKALEHLKQPSGPYPPWVVYFGKYGGFKFTTSNHFPTVNVANFAYVPPGNNNADGLLVPGTGS
- a CDS encoding TetR/AcrR family transcriptional regulator, with product MDSEERWEEILAAASQIFLEKGYEAASVQDIASAVGILKGSVYYYIKTKEDLLYELVRRAQAERMDVLDEDRALRGAPAPERLRAFIGRWMAETEQQRVWNIVAERDFRKLSSRRLKTVIERRDRFSGFVKAIIDDGVGEGRFDPDVDTSVATNTIFELMNTSRMWYQPTGRLSLVEIGDWYATFVIRGLGGPDWTAEKDRVQVPARNGSRRRTRKETST
- a CDS encoding LLM class F420-dependent oxidoreductase is translated as MKFGLPLFGVSPRYYPDVARIAEGNGFESIWLPEHLVLPEPIPPTYLYSDDGYPPITSATPVYDPWVMLGGIATVTSTLRLATQVYILPLRHPIVTARSVVSLDRLSGGRVTLGIGVGWCEEEFEAVGQSFRNRGRRADEIIGILRRLWRDEVIEHRGEHYGFGPVRFEPKPLQKPGIPIEVGGTSPGALRRAGVLGDGWVETGEPDIAALAAKLEIINRHRQEAGRGGLPFEVTTGLGRDLDSIRRCQEAGVTRVIAGPPARNARLTVEEISDWAKRFADEVMGAV
- a CDS encoding SDR family oxidoreductase, whose translation is MSLTIDLAGRGALVTGAGAGIGAEVARWLAGAGAAVAVADIREEHARAVADSIGAEGGRAVAVAADCRDDAQIERMVGEATAALGGLDVAVNNVGNPAGRPLAPVIEMDGAYWRDVVDQNLVLTALCAAAEARVMTAQGRGGVIINVSSGETTRPSPHLGSYGAAKAAINHLTQTLAVELGPSGIRVVAMAPGTTLTEHVRAAFDDEHVAAIVRSNPLRRMSEPDELGRLAVFLASDLARCITGQLILADAGAHLSRSRPGVTGST
- a CDS encoding mycofactocin-coupled SDR family oxidoreductase, translating into MDGRVALITGAARGQGRAHAVTLAREGADMVLCDLCDDLPAVTYRLGTDDDLKATVALVEEQGRSALAARCDVRDPRQVEEVVSLALDAHGHIDILLANAGVSGGHPVQSVTDEEWEQFIGTNLTGVFHSIRAVVPHMIERRYGRIVATTSMMGRMGSAHLAAYVTSKWGVIGLVKASALDLASFGITVNAVAPGNIDTPMIHNEGLYRTVRPDLEQPGADDVAPYLQMLHAQPVPWLAPEAVSEAILFLVGPSSTHITGAVLDVSAGASGRFTA
- a CDS encoding LLM class flavin-dependent oxidoreductase is translated as MEFGVFIQMFTPQFRRDQDPDAEHHALMNDLAVVQAADQAGFKYVWVTEHHFLDEYSHLSANDVVLGWLAHATTRIHLGSGIFNPLAQVNHPAKVAERAAMLDHLSNGRFEFGTGRGAGSHEILGFLHRDGITDTTATREMWEETIGEFSKMWLQDEYQGFEGKWWSLPPRKILPKPLHKPHPPMWYAAGNTSSYAMAAHKGLGVLGFSVGAIDELAPVMDAYKKEIPNAEPVGAYVNDNIMVTTTAFVNEDRETAYQNAVGSAMTYLQSNVYRYHDTFPHPDWVPPWPGVIPDFTREQVNDMATVGLVCGTPDEALEQCRRWEAAGADQLVFGTGMQEHDQMLETIRLIGEHVIPKIDKDPVHRTTRQREAAAKA